CGCGGTGGGCGTGGCCTGGCTGACCATCGATGCTGGCACGCCGCCGTGGATCGCGCTGGGCCTGGCGTGTTCGTTCGGCCTGTACGGGCTGCTGCGCAAGCTGGTGTCGGTCGATCCGGTGGCCGGGCTGGGCGTGGAGAGCCTGTACCTGTTCCTGCCCGCGCTTGCGTTTGCGGTGTGGGCAGAGAACGGTCATGGCGGCGCGTTCTTCCACGGCTGGGGCTGGCGCAACGATCTGCTGCTGGTGTTCGGTGGCGTGGTCACTGCAGTGCCGCTGATCGGCTTCGCCTACGGGGTGAAGCGCATTCCGCTGTCGCTGGTCGGCATCCTGCAGTACATCGCACCGAGCCTGCAGCTGCTGCTGGGCGTGTTCTTCTTCCACGAGGCGTTCGACACCGGCAAGGCGATTGGCTTTGCGGTGATCTGGGCCGGGCTGGTGTTGTTCGTCGGCGAGAACGTGCGGGCGATGCGGGCGGCGAGGGGTCGGATCCCTCCGCAACGCGGTGGGCTCTGACCTCCGGGCTGAGCTGGGAAAGGGGTCAGAGCCCTTCGCGTTGCGAAGGGATCCGACCTCGGTTCCGGCAAAAAAGAACGGCGCCCCGAGGGGCGCCGTTCTGCTTCCATCTCCGGCCAGGAGAGAGTTGGCCGGAACGGGAACGCGGGTGCAGGCTTAGAAGCGCTGCTGGTACTTCATGTACATGAAACGACCGATGTCGAAGCCGCCGTAGTAGACGAAGCTGCTGTTCGGCTGGCTGTACATCACCGGACCCTGGTGGTCGAACACGTTGTTCAGGCCCAGCGACACGGTGCCATTCCACGGCAGGCTGTAACGCACCTGCAGGTCGTGGAAGGTGTTCGAGCCCACCTTGTTGGTCGGCGAGGCATCGGTGTAGGCCGAGCTGAAGTCCGGCAGGTTGCACTCGTCCATGTAGGAGCACTTCTCCTTCATGCTGGAGTAGTAACGCGCGGTCCAGCCGATGCCCAGGTTGCCGTACTGCCAGTCCAGGTTGAAGGTCGAGCGCACGCGGAAGTTGCCGCCCCAGCTGGTCAGCTGTTCCACCGGCGTGGTGACGGCGTTGTCGTTACGCTGTTCCAGGTAGTCGGTGTAGGTGGTGTTCCAGGTGACGGCGAACTTGCCGAACGTGGTTTCCGGCAGGCGGTAGCGCGCGCTGATGTCATAGCCGGCGGTCTCGCGGTAGCCGGCGTTGACCAGCGAGCGGTCCAGCGCGTTGACCTGGCCGTTGCTGCCGCGGGTGAAGCGACCGCAGGCCGCGTCCGAACCCTGCACGTAGCACTGTTCCAGGATGCTGGTGGCCGACTCGCCGACGATGGCGTTGTTGATGCGGATCTTCCACCAGTCCAGGCTGACGTCCAGGCCCTGCACGAAGTCCGGGCTGTAGACCAGGCCGACGGTCCAGGTCTTGGCGGTTTCCGGCTTCAGCTCCGGGTTGGAACCCGAGTTGAAATCGGTGGTGGCCTGCTGGCCCGGCTTGCTGGCCACGCTGCCGTCGCTGTTGAGCTGGCGGAAGTTGGCCGGCACGTTCAGGGCCTTGCAGCGTGCGGCAACCGCGGCGCTGGTGGCGGCGGTGCCGAACGAGGTGTCGCACGGGTCGGTGAACGAGTCACGGCTGCTGACGGTGCCGCCGTACAGATCGTCCACGGTCGGCGCACGGAAGCCGGTGCCGTAGGTGGCGCGCACCAGCAGGCTGTCGATCGGCTTCCACTTCACGCCGAACTTGCTGTTGGTGGTCGAACCGAAGTTGTTGTAATCCGAGTAACGACCGGCCACGTCCAGCGACAGCTCACGGGCAAAGGCCATGTCGGCCAGCAGCGGCACCTGCAGTTCCAGGTAGACCTCGCTCAGCGAGTAGTCGCCCTGGGTCGGCTTGCCGCTGGTGCCGGCGATCTGGCCGTTCTGCACCATCAGGTCCGGGGTGTAGCGTGCTTCTTCGGTACGGTGCTCGAAGCCCATCGCGGTCAGCACGTCGCCGGCCGGCAGGGTGAACAGCGAGCCGGAGATGTTGGCGCTGGCCACCTTGGTGGTGGTCTGGCTCTTGTCCACGAAGCGGGCGAACAGGTAGTCCTGCACGTCCTGGTTGCTCAGCGAGCCCGGGCCGGTGTAGCCCATCGGCGCGGCCGGATTCCACGGCACGCAGCCGGCAATCACCGCATCCGGCGTGCCGCAGTACGCCACGCCATCCTTGATGAAGGATGGGCCGACGGCCTGGTTGACGTTGGGCTGGTACATGCTGCCCGTGCCGATGCGCTCGCCTTCATTGCGGTTGTAGGTGTAGTTGA
This genomic stretch from Stenotrophomonas sp. SAU14A_NAIMI4_5 harbors:
- the rarD gene encoding EamA family transporter RarD — translated: MSMDEKEQRRGLWVTASTFVLWGLVPVYWHLLNEVPSFQIIAHRIIWSTVLVVAWLLLTARLGWWRKIAAQPRALPILAVSSLTIAFNWGLYIWAVNAGHVIETSLGYFINPLVNVLLGVLVLKERLRRVQWIAVAMAAVGVAWLTIDAGTPPWIALGLACSFGLYGLLRKLVSVDPVAGLGVESLYLFLPALAFAVWAENGHGGAFFHGWGWRNDLLLVFGGVVTAVPLIGFAYGVKRIPLSLVGILQYIAPSLQLLLGVFFFHEAFDTGKAIGFAVIWAGLVLFVGENVRAMRAARGRIPPQRGGL
- a CDS encoding TonB-dependent receptor, which translates into the protein MSLKTTPLRNAIVIALAASCTTPAFAQDAGDNTTNLDRIEITGSRIRQASVETAQPVVALNRAEIEKKGYVNVADILQDVTAAGSPSMSRASSLTSSRDFGGMYVSLRNLGPERSLVLIDGRRMGVSAGGYSDLASIPSAIVERVEVLTDGASALYGSDAIAGVVNIITRKNFDGGEASVYVGQYGEGDGQKRSYSATFGKTFDRGWFSVGAERTKEDEVMGGAREFTRYVNGPRHPNDGLNGTTPWGSVTVGGKPVTVGPGGDPTDAANFHTLNPADGANTKTNMSLLTGLERTSVFANGGFSITDNLRLVADALYSKRESSKHLAGYPYSVTAAQARSGTRAALSKDSAFNLWGQDVLFSHRTEEMLRGTENNMETKRGSLGLEGSFDTGSRYWDWNVNYTYNRNEGERIGTGSMYQPNVNQAVGPSFIKDGVAYCGTPDAVIAGCVPWNPAAPMGYTGPGSLSNQDVQDYLFARFVDKSQTTTKVASANISGSLFTLPAGDVLTAMGFEHRTEEARYTPDLMVQNGQIAGTSGKPTQGDYSLSEVYLELQVPLLADMAFARELSLDVAGRYSDYNNFGSTTNSKFGVKWKPIDSLLVRATYGTGFRAPTVDDLYGGTVSSRDSFTDPCDTSFGTAATSAAVAARCKALNVPANFRQLNSDGSVASKPGQQATTDFNSGSNPELKPETAKTWTVGLVYSPDFVQGLDVSLDWWKIRINNAIVGESATSILEQCYVQGSDAACGRFTRGSNGQVNALDRSLVNAGYRETAGYDISARYRLPETTFGKFAVTWNTTYTDYLEQRNDNAVTTPVEQLTSWGGNFRVRSTFNLDWQYGNLGIGWTARYYSSMKEKCSYMDECNLPDFSSAYTDASPTNKVGSNTFHDLQVRYSLPWNGTVSLGLNNVFDHQGPVMYSQPNSSFVYYGGFDIGRFMYMKYQQRF